A genomic window from Salvia splendens isolate huo1 chromosome 11, SspV2, whole genome shotgun sequence includes:
- the LOC121754711 gene encoding uncharacterized protein LOC121754711, with the protein MTSQFLEWNAQGVANARTKRHLRYLIREHKILFAIVIEPQRTPPALGRNFQGLRFAGSNESGHIWILAHEDWTVEVVDDSRQALHVKISAAVFPFLIYITIVYGRHTRETRQALWEKLGDISLAMEGWPWLVGGDFNMFLTNEERHGSDTDRHRDMMDFADAIAECQLIDPGFDGPIFTWHMGGFGRGWTAS; encoded by the coding sequence GGAACGCTCAGGGTGTGGCGAATGCCCGCACTAAGAGACATCTGAGATATCTGATTCGAGAACACAAGATTTTGTTTGCGATAGTGATTGAACCACAGAGGACACCACCAGCTTTAGGGAGGAACTTTCAGGGCCTTCGATTTGCGGGATCCAATGAAAGTGGTCATATTTGGATTCTTGCCCATGAGGATTGGACAGTGGAAGTGGTTGATGATTCGAGACAGGCCTTACACGTTAAGATCTCTGCCGCAGTCTTCCCTTTCCTGATCTACATCACCATAGTATATGGGCGACACACGAGAGAGACGAGACAGGCACTTTGGGAGAAGTTGGGAGACATCTCGCTGGCTATGGAGGGATGGCCGTGGCTTGTGGGAGGAGATTTCAACATGTTCCTGACCAATGAAGAGAGACATGGGAGTGACACGGACAGGCACAGAGACATGATGGATTTTGCTGATGCTATTGCCGAGTGCCAGCTGATTGACCCAGGTTTCGATGGACCGATCTTCACGTGGCACATGGGGGGCTTTGGGAGAGGTTGGACCGCATCCTGA
- the LOC121754712 gene encoding protein AMEIOTIC 1-like, with protein sequence MMVIETYYRKRSKKAHQHCMEMNQKDAVQGSVAAAEPRCTLLLEDSQFLIGGGGNKSPTENYMKEGYLYEIDHAQLPPRTPAHLRSIRVAMARNMISPINYIQRKATN encoded by the exons ATGATGGTGATAGAGACCTACTACAGGAAACGCTCAAAGAAAGCCCATCAGCACTGCAtg GAAATGAACCAAAAAGATGCTGTGCAAGGCAGCGTTGCTGCGGCAGAGCCGCGCTGTACTCTTCTGCTTGAAG ATAGCCAGTTCTTGATTGGGGGCGGTGGAAATAAATCCCCGACAGAAAACTATATGAAAGAGGGTTATCTTTACGAGATTGATCACGCTCAGTTACCCCCACGAACCCCAGCTCACCTCCGCTCCATCCGAGTTGCTATGGCAAGAAATATGATTTCACCAATAAATTATATTCAACGAAAAGCAACtaattag
- the LOC121754713 gene encoding protein DYAD-like: MSNVLELKVCEKTEVNVAARYPSMESLKAFFNYSLRESHPSLDEKFVMGSALAAKVLVRIVPAEVFMEQKSWIAFWLIAQRKGSSCLSEALKGSGMVTWGIRRQVKYLGWHKESDDNNDVYVAQNSSSSFVNGVEESQMGLLATCDDGEFREDGQKLEDGDCGERGEDMENCDDQENAQDEEEDEEEEEEAEEEEEEKIKVEEINENMNRKRYSFRNLSIRKTKKPKLEIRKQKQNQMQKKNQVKKIKGSKKSRGSLIQRDPKDRWSTQRYKLAEQNLLEVMKSKGATAEKPVLRPQLRAEARKRIGDTGLLDHLLKHMAGKLAPGGQERFRRRHNPDGAMEYWLECANLVNIRRDAGVTDPYWVPPPGWKLGDSPTQDPICARELKLLRGDVSKIKRSLELMATKMQLEEEVGKLRREIGEICYKKKQQENQSFTEESNTYDISQKLDQLTASFESLKQNFSCVHLSEEKYREQLMTISDFVKDIEGKFEKLAPNVTETEKTGSSLMIMGMREKTALENKEEQVHDALSAGGEGKKLQIEEKAAKIERLKSGFRICKPQGTFLWPNNNSSSSFVKVQVEVPTPPSVSSSTVPPQLPYHYQPPPPPSPSIVKPLAEKRAVKVTISNSPASVNLSHYKVSANRPALESGGGYTETATSCSEAGSWLALSTTLKSASDDSSHG, translated from the exons ATGAGTAATGTTTTGGAACTTAAGGTCTGCGAGAAGACGGAGGTGAATGTGGCAGCGAGGTATCCAAGCATGGAGTCGCTAAAAGCATTCTTCAACTACAGCTTGAGAGAGTCTCACCCTTCTTTGGATGAGAAGTTTGTGATGGGGTCGGCGCTAGCGGCGAAAGTGCTTGTTCGGATAGTTCCGGCTGAGGTCTTCATGGAGCAGAAGAGTTGGATTGCATTCTGGCTGATTGCACAAAGGAAAGGAAGTAGCTGTCTATCTGAGGCTCTCAAGGGGAGTGGGATGGTGACATGGGGGATAAGAAGGCAAGTTAAGTATTTAGGTTGGCATAAGGAGAGTGATGATAATAATGATGTTTATGTTGCTCAGAACTCATCTTCGAGTTTTGTCAATGGAGTTGAGGAATCTCAGATGGGATTATTAGCTACTTGTGATGATGGGGAATTTAGGGAAGATGGCCAGAAACTTGAAGATGGTGATTGTGGAGAGCGAGGGGAAGATATGGAAAATTGTGATGATCAGGAAAATGCACAGGATGAAGAAGAGgatgaagaggaagaggaagaagcagaggaagaagaggaggagaagaTCAAGGTTGAGGAGATTAATGAGAACATGAATAGAAAGAGGTACTCTTTTAGGAATTTGAGCATAAGGAAAACGAAGAAACCAAAGCTTGAGATCAGAAAGCAAAAGCAAAATCAAATGCAGAAGAAGAATCAggtcaagaaaatcaagggtagTAAGAAATCAAGGGGATCACTCATTCAAAGAGATCCAAAAGATCGTTGGTCAACTCaaag GTACAAGCTTGCTGAGCAAAACCTTTTGGAGGTGATGAAATCAAAGGGAGCAACAGCTGAGAAGCCAGTCTTGAGGCCTCAACTGAGAGCAGAAGCAAGAAAGAGGATAGGAGATACAGGACTGCTTGACCATCTCCTTAAGCATATGGCTGGAAAGCTTGCTCCAGGAGGGCAGGAGAGGTTCAGGAGGCGGCATAATCCTGACGGAGCAATGGAGTATTGGTTGGAATGCGCTAATCTTGTTAACATCAGGAGGGATGCTGGGGTGACTGACCCTTATTGGGTGCCACCACCTGGTTGGAAACTTGGTGATTCCCCAACTCAGGACCCTATATGTGCTAGAGAGTTGAAGCTGCTTAGGGGTgatgtttcaaaaattaaaag AAGTTTGGAACTGATGGCAACAAAGATGCAGTTGGAGGAGGAAGTTGGAAAGTTGAGAAG GGAGATTGGTGAAATTTGTTACAAGAAAAAGCAACAAGAAAATCAATCATTCACTGAAGAATCAAATACATATGACATAAGTCAAAAGCTGGATCAGCTTACTGCTTCTTTTGAATccttaaaacaaaattttagcTGCGTGCACCTTTCAGAG GAAAAGTACAGGGAACAATTGATGACCATCTCTGATTTTGTGAAAGACATTGAG GGAAAATTTGAGAAGCTAGCTCCAAATGTGACAGAAACAGAAAAAACAGGGTCTTCATTAATGATAATGGGGATGAGAGAGAAAACAGCACTGGAGAACAAAGAAGAGCAAGTACATGATGCATTAAGTGCAGGTGGTGAGGGAAAAAAACTACAGATAGAGGAAAAAGCGGCAAAGATAGAAAGGCTGAAGAGTGGTTTCAGAATCTGCAAGCCACAGGGCACTTTCCTGTGGCCAAAcaacaacagcagcagcagTTTTGTGAAGGTCCAAGTTGAGGTTCCCACCCCTCCTTCAGTTTCTTCCTCCACTGTGCCACCTCAGCTTCCCTACCACTATcagccaccaccaccaccatcaccaTCCATAGTCAAACCATTGGCTGAAAAACGTGCAGTCAAAGTCACAATCTCCAACTCTCCTGCTTCAGTCAATCTAAGTCAT TACAAGGTTTCTGCAAATAGACCGGCGTTGGAGAGTGGTGGTGGTTATACAGAGACAGCAACGAGCTGCTCTGAGGCAGGAAGCTGGTTGGCACTGTCTACTACTCTCAAGTCTGCATCTGATGATTCCAGCCATGGTTGA